In Solanum pennellii chromosome 7, SPENNV200, the following are encoded in one genomic region:
- the LOC107026006 gene encoding nucleophosmin, protein MVKFDTIALLLSLIVITIWFSIDVECAKKAVGVARKEDIPYIRCQVCEKLAYQLYHHVHNKQAEISPNKISEYQIIEISENVCNLKKQEADWILKIDIVEQGDRLGLVEQDSEGQCNSECKTIERACQDVMDYSDTDVAEYLYKSKSDLDSLKSFLCKDLTKVCSKAPPPVPKNRVPGEPFVAKSSKEAEMEKLMRSMQGMPGAPGMQMYSREDLMKKFGDEDADDDDDDDEGSFPSKLGKVIKEKESKKNDWKQRITKGIQDTSETLKNHANRISHRMRKWWGTKKAQWKKSSKTGKGEL, encoded by the exons ATGGTGAAATTTGATACGATTGCATTGTTGTTATCTTTGATAGTGATAACGATATGGTTTTCGATTGATGTTGAATGCGCAAAGAAAGCAGTAGGAGTGGCAAGAAAAGAAGACATTCCATATATAAGATGTCAGGTGTGTGAAAAGCTGGCGTATCAGCTATACCATCATGTTCACAACAAACAAGCTGAGATCTCTCCAAACAAG ATCTCAGAGTATCAGATAATAGAGATTTCAGAGAATGTATGCAATTTAAAGAAGCAGGAAGCTGATTGGATTCTTAAAATTGACatagttgaacaaggtgatAGGTTGGGG CTGGTTGAACAAGACTCTGAAGGACAATGTAATTCAGAATGCAAAACAATAGAGCGTGCTTGTCAAGAT GTGATGGACTATTCTGATACAGATGTGGcagaatatttatataaaagcaAATCAGATCTTGATTCCTTAAAAAGTTTCCTTTGCAAGGATTTGACCAAAGTTTGTAGCAAGGCACCACCTCCAGTTCCTAAG AATAGAGTCCCAGGAGAACCTTTTGTTGCTAAGTCCTCAAAAGAGGCTGAAATGGAAAAGCTAATGCGATCCATGCAG GGTATGCCTGGAGCCCCAGGTATGCAAATGTATTCTAGGGAAGATTTAATGAAAAAGTTTGGTGATGAAGATgctgatgatgacgatgatgatgacgaagGAAGCTTCCCATCAAAGCTG GGAAAGgttattaaagaaaaagaaagtaagaAGAATGATTGGAAGCAACGAATCACCAAAGGAATTCAAGATACAAGTGAGACTCTGAAGAATCACGCTAACAGAATATCCCACAGGATGAGAAAGTGGTGGGGAACGAAGAAAGCACAATGGAAGAAGAGTTCCAAAACCGGTAAGGGAGAGTTATAA
- the LOC107026008 gene encoding uncharacterized protein LOC107026008 → MVSIDVVGQNQEIVLKNLIQAVLDSPGFKKLSSFRSNFEELLQRSVDPPFEAIWVHSALRYRGFSSTENDLFKRLAAVKGLFQLIVSSSVSCDFFKSIALIAPVMYNVFGLVMGLKGFEQKAKKEKKFVREVNGLVDSILGYVNVCCEGVEDRCDVSEGFLRPVRELVTVWMWDKSLENTGDKGCMRAFFPLLTDEIIERVNAEGCELSALAGCVIAEAFLLKLCLRFLEDGSRKELQDELRAWIIASITGLQNPYFFETLLMMLLEPSFPTASLLNSDDEKCLRNILYDAMVLVEYSFLNPEQMDQLSAKHVKNIIMARLLITGEAIELNRKQKDQKKAISYTNAFSGSSLPPQIITWIRSNIGAEDKASEPSSSSPATFLRWILNIENGGIRIFDHNISKIRAKLLLDSMTEGFEQPALKDAKKKSENDILFYIDNKGEEDEEEGDEKMNESDSAAFVSAAHTMESAEPERRKRKGKDSEQKSRVKFLKYSLHENSGSKGKPSIADNDDSSSEGEVENPLTDEE, encoded by the exons ATGGTTTCCATTGATGTCGTTGGACAAAACCAGGAAATTGTACTGAAAAATCTAATACAAGCTGTATTGGACTCGCCAGGCTTTAAGAAGCTGTCATCTTTTAGGTCAAATTTCGAGGAATTACTACAACGTAGCGTCGACCCACCTTTTGAAGCTATCTGGGTTCACTCAGCTTTACGTTATCGAGGTTTCAGTTCGACAGAAAATGACCTTTTCAAAAGACTAGCAGCCGTAAAGGGTTTGTTTCAGCTTATAGTTTCTTCTTCTGTTTCATGTGATTTCTTTAAAAGCATTGCATTAATTGCACCTGTTATGTATAATGTGTTTGGGTTGGTAATGGGTTTAAAAGGTTTTGAGCAGAAAGCTAAGAAAGAGAAGAAGTTTGTGAGAGAGGTAAATGGATTGGTTGATTCAATTCTTGGGTATGTTAATGTATGCTGTGAGGGTGTAGAGGATAGATGCGATGTTTCAGAGGGCTTCCTTAGGCCAGTGAGGGAGTTAGTGACTGTTTGGATGTGGGATAAGTCATTGGAAAATACTGGGGATAAGGGATGCATGAGAGCTTTTTTTCCACTTCTGACTGATGAGATTATTGAAAGGGTTAATGCTGAAGGGTGTGAGCTAAGTGCATTGGCTGGTTGTGTGATTGCGGAGGCATTTTTATTGAAGTTATGCTTGAGGTTTCTGGAGGATGGTTCCCGCAAAGAATTACAGGACGAATTGAGGGCATGGATCATTGCTTCCATCACTGGGCTTCAGAATCCATACTTCTTTG AGACCCTTTTAATGATGCTGCTGGAGCCATCTTTTCCAACAGCCTCCCTACTG AATTCGGACGATGAGAAGTGCTTAAGAAACATTCTCTATGATGCCATGGTACTGGTGGAATATTCTTTCTTAAATCCCGAGCAAATGGATCAGCTGTCTGCCAAGcatgtgaaaaatattatcatGGCAAGACTATTAATTACTGGTGAAGCTATAGAATTGAATAG AAAACAGAAGGACCAGAAGAAAGCAATTTCTTACACAAATGCCTTTTCTGGTTCTAGTTTACCTCCTCAGATAATCACGTGGATCAGAAGTAATATTGGAGCAGAAGACAAAGCGAGTGAACCAAGTAGTTCATCCCCTGCTACATTCTTGA GGTGGATTCTTAACATTGAAAATGGTGGGATAAGAATCTTTGACCATAACATATCAAAAATTCGAGCTAAATTGTTGCTCGATAGTATGACGGAGGGCTTTGAACAACCTGCTTTGAAAGATGCCAAGAAAAAATCAGAGAATGATATTCTGTTCTACATTGATAACAAAGGAGAAGAAGACGAGGAAGAAGGTGATGAAAAGATGAATGAATCTGATAGTGCTGCCTTTGTTTCTGCTGCCCATACAATGGAATCAGCAGAACCTGAAAGAAGAAAGCGCAAAGGAAAAGATTCAGAACAAAAAAGCAGGGTGAAGTTTCTCAAGTATAGCCTTCATGAAAATTCTGGTTCAAAAGGCAAGCCCTCAATTGCAGATAATGATGATTCAAGTAGCGAGGGTGAGGTGGAGAATCCATTGACAGACGAGGAATGA